Proteins encoded together in one Triticum dicoccoides isolate Atlit2015 ecotype Zavitan chromosome 7B, WEW_v2.0, whole genome shotgun sequence window:
- the LOC119335488 gene encoding auxin-responsive protein SAUR71-like, whose amino-acid sequence MKRLLRRLSRVAAADACAAAAYQPLRPDSAAKASSTASSSSSSFFGARRLGRGARVPEGHVPVCVGEEGGPVERFAVRAELLGQPAFKALLRRAAQEYGYGHPGALRIPCAVADFRRLLVGLSDPGCQATDDDDSALYY is encoded by the coding sequence ATGAAGCGCCTGCTCAGACGGCTGTCCCGCGTGGCCGCGGCCGACGCCTGCGCAGCCGCCGCGTACCAGCCGCTCCGGCCCGACTCCGCGGCGAAGGCCTCCTCCACGGCTTCATCTTCGTCCTCCTCGTTCTTCGGCGCGCGAAGGCTCGGCCGCGGCGCGCGGGTGCCGGAGGGGCACGTGCCGGTGTGCGTGGGCGAGGAGGGCGGCCCCGTGGAGCGCTTCGCCGTGCGGGCCGAGCTCCTGGGCCAGCCGGCGTTCAAGGCCCTGCTCCGGCGCGCCGCGCAGGAGTACGGCTACGGCCACCCGGGTGCTCTCCGGATCCCCTGCGCCGTCGCCGACTTCCGCCGCCTGCTCGTCGGCCTCTCCGACCCCGGCTGCCAGGCCACCGACGACGACGACTCCGCGCTCTACTACTAG